A window of the Tursiops truncatus isolate mTurTru1 chromosome 14, mTurTru1.mat.Y, whole genome shotgun sequence genome harbors these coding sequences:
- the LOC117307885 gene encoding aspartate aminotransferase, mitochondrial: MSHEGEVAVLTFSRTLRLRVRARWHLRSVLQLPTALSPPTMALLHSGRVLSGIAAAFHPGVAAAASARASSWWAHVEMGPPDPILGVTEAFKRDTNSKKMNLGVGAYRDDNGKPYVLPSVRKAEAQIAARNLDKEYLPIGGLAEFCKASAELALGESNEVLKSGRYITVQTISGTGALRIGANFLQRFFKFSRDVFLPKPTWGNHTPIFRDAGMQLHSYRYYDPKTCGFDFTGAIEDISKIPAESVILLHACAHNPTGVDPRPEQWKEMAAVVKKNNLFAFFDMAYQGFASGDGNKDAWAVRYFIEQGINVCLCQSYAKNMGLYGERVGAFTVVCKDADEAKRVESQLKILIRPMYSNPPLNGARIASTILTSPDLRKQWLQEVKGMADRIISMRTQLVSNLKKEGSSHNWQHIVDQIGMFCFTGLKPEQVERLTKEFSIYMTKDGRISVAGVTSGNVGYLAHAIHQVTK, encoded by the coding sequence ATGAGTCATGAGGGGGAAGTCGCTGTCCTTACCTTCAGCAGGACCCTGCGCCTCCGTGTCCGTGCCCGCTGGCATCTCCGCTCCGTCCTCCAGCTACCCACTGCCCTGTCGCCGCCCACCATGGCCCTGCTGCACTCCGGCCGCGTCCTGTCCGGAATCGCCGCCGCCTTCCACCCAGGCGTCGCTGCCGCGGCTTCTGCCAGAGCCAGCTCCTGGTGGGCTCATGTGGAGATGGGGCCCCCAGATCCCATCCTGGGAGTCACAGAAGCCTTTAAGAGAGACACCAACAGCAAAAAGATGAATCTGGGAGTTGGTGCCTACCGGGATGATAACGGAAAGCCTTACGTGCTCCCCAGTGTCCGGAAGGCAGAGGCCCAGATTGCTGCAAGAAATTTGGACAAAGAATACCTGCCCATTGGGGGACTGGCTGAATTTTGTAAGGCATCTGCAGAACTAGCCCTGGGTGAGAGCAACGAAGTGTTGAAAAGTGGCCGGTATATCACCGTGCAGACCATTTCTGGAACCGGGGCCTTAAGGATTGGAGCCAATTTTCTGCAAAGATTTTTTAAGTTCAGCCGAGATGTCTTTCTGCCCAAACCAACCTGGGGAAATCATACGCCCATCTTCAGGGACGCTGGCATGCAGCTACATAGTTATCGATACTACGACCCCAAGACGTGTGGCTTTGACTTCACAGGCGCTATTGAGGACATTTCAAAAATACCAGCAGAGAGTGTTATTCTCCTGCACGCCTGTGCCCACAACCCCACGGGAGTGGACCCTCGTCCTGAACAGTGGAAGGAGATGGCTGCAGTGGTGAAGAAAAACAATCTTTTTGCATTCTTTGACATGGCCTACCAAGGGTTTGCCAGTGGCGATGGTAACAAGGATGCTTGGGCTGTGCGCTATTTCATCGAACAGGGCATTAATGTCTGTCTCTGCCAGTCCTATGCCAAGAACATGGGCTTATACGGTGAGCGTGTTGGAGCCTTCACTGTGGTCTGCAAAGATGCTGATGAAGCCAAGAGGGTAGAATCACAGTTGAAGATCCTGATCCGTCCCATGTATTCCAACCCTCCTCTCAATGGTGCCCGGATTGCCTCCACCATTCTGACCAGCCCGGATCTGCGGAAACAATGGTTACAAGAAGTAAAGGGCATGGCCGACCGCATCATTAGCATGCGGACTCAGCTGGTCTCCAACCTCAAGAAGGAGGGCTCCTCCCACAACTGGCAGCACATCGTTGACCAGATTGGCATGTTTTGTTTCACAGGCCTAAAGCCTGAACAGGTGGAGCGGCTGACCAAGGAGTTCTCCATCTACATGACAAAGGATGGCCGTATCTCTGTGGCAGGGGTCACCTCGGGCAATGTGGGCTACCTTGCTCATGCCATTCACCAGGTCACCAAGTAA